The following proteins come from a genomic window of Phnomibacter ginsenosidimutans:
- the mdh gene encoding malate dehydrogenase: MKVTVVGAGAVGATCADNIARKELAHELVLLDIKEGLAEGKAQDMQQTAQLLGFDTKITGSTADYSKTAGSDVVVITSGIPRKPGMTREELIGTNAGIVKAVAENILKYSPDAIIIVISNPMDTMTYLALQSTGLAKNKIIGMGGTLDSSRFRYQLSQHLGCSASDLNAIVIGGHGDTTMIPLIKHATWNSIPVSKLLSEEQQQQIVADTMVGGATLTKLIGTSAWYAPGAAGAMLVEAILRDEKKLQTCCVYLDGEYGQKDICLGVPVVIGRNGWEKIVEIELSEEEKAAFAKSADAVRNMNDVLKTL; encoded by the coding sequence ATGAAAGTAACGGTTGTAGGCGCTGGTGCCGTAGGTGCTACCTGTGCTGATAACATTGCCCGCAAAGAACTGGCACACGAACTGGTTTTGCTCGACATTAAAGAAGGACTGGCCGAAGGCAAAGCGCAAGACATGCAGCAAACAGCTCAGCTGCTGGGTTTCGATACAAAAATTACCGGCAGCACTGCAGATTACAGCAAAACTGCTGGTAGCGATGTGGTGGTAATCACCAGTGGTATTCCCCGCAAGCCCGGTATGACCCGCGAAGAACTGATTGGTACCAACGCTGGTATTGTAAAAGCTGTTGCAGAAAACATTCTGAAATATAGCCCCGATGCGATCATCATTGTGATCAGCAACCCTATGGATACCATGACGTACCTGGCGCTGCAAAGCACCGGTTTGGCCAAAAACAAAATCATTGGTATGGGCGGCACTCTCGATAGCAGCCGTTTCCGCTATCAGCTGAGCCAGCACCTGGGCTGCAGTGCCAGCGATTTGAATGCGATTGTCATTGGTGGCCATGGCGACACTACTATGATTCCGTTGATTAAGCATGCTACCTGGAATAGCATTCCTGTAAGCAAATTGCTGAGCGAAGAACAGCAACAGCAAATTGTTGCCGACACCATGGTTGGCGGCGCTACATTGACCAAGCTTATTGGTACCAGCGCCTGGTATGCACCCGGTGCAGCAGGAGCCATGCTGGTAGAAGCCATCCTCCGCGACGAGAAGAAACTGCAAACCTGCTGCGTATACCTCGATGGCGAATATGGCCAGAAGGACATTTGCCTTGGCGTACCAGTTGTGATTGGTCGCAATGGTTGGGAAAAAATCGTGGAGATTGAACTGAGCGAAGAAGAAAAAGCAGCCTTTGCAAAGAGTGCCGATGCCGTTCGTAATATGAACGACGTATTGAAAACACTCTAA
- a CDS encoding peroxiredoxin family protein: MKTLFTSLLLLMAASPVWAQPGKAASYKTQQTIPAVQLVSWNKQPFFSNKVQTAGKTLVLVYFSPTCSHCLEFTESLTGKLKQFKNVQFLFVSAYSVEEIKTFAITRGLTKMPNFTVGQDPEFKLGGFYELKEIPSIFVYGKNGKLKKSFDSKVKMEDLIVSANE, encoded by the coding sequence ATGAAAACCTTGTTTACTTCGCTATTGTTATTGATGGCTGCAAGCCCGGTATGGGCACAACCCGGCAAAGCGGCTAGCTATAAAACCCAGCAAACCATTCCAGCCGTACAACTGGTAAGCTGGAATAAGCAGCCATTTTTTTCCAATAAAGTACAGACGGCCGGCAAAACCTTGGTGCTGGTTTATTTTAGCCCTACCTGCAGCCACTGCCTGGAATTTACAGAAAGCCTTACGGGAAAATTGAAGCAGTTTAAGAATGTACAATTCCTGTTTGTGTCGGCGTATTCGGTGGAAGAAATCAAAACCTTCGCCATTACCCGTGGGCTTACCAAGATGCCCAATTTTACTGTCGGACAGGATCCCGAATTCAAGCTCGGGGGCTTTTATGAGCTAAAGGAAATACCCAGCATTTTTGTGTATGGCAAAAATGGCAAGCTCAAAAAATCTTTCGACTCCAAAGTAAAAATGGAAGACCTCATTGTATCCGCAAACGAGTGA
- the efp gene encoding elongation factor P produces MLKTFLWQILPTSVSGIILKLDGSLYKVVEFGENKTARAAAKVWAKLQGVDNNRSIEKTWNSGDTIYPVRVERRNFQYLYKDDTGYNFMDQETFEQIAIAETLIDAPQFLKDGQEVSVLVNTETESPMSVELPDKIVVRVTYSEPGLRGDTATRTLKPATVETGANVNVPLFVNEGELIRINTKTGEYVERVKE; encoded by the coding sequence ATGCTTAAAACTTTTTTATGGCAAATACTTCCGACATCAGTCAGTGGCATTATTCTCAAGCTCGATGGTAGCTTGTATAAAGTGGTGGAATTTGGCGAAAACAAAACTGCCCGTGCCGCCGCTAAAGTGTGGGCAAAACTGCAGGGTGTAGACAACAACCGCAGTATTGAAAAAACATGGAACAGTGGTGATACCATATACCCCGTTCGTGTAGAGCGTCGCAACTTTCAGTATCTCTACAAAGACGACACCGGTTACAACTTTATGGATCAGGAAACCTTTGAGCAAATTGCCATTGCCGAAACCCTGATTGATGCACCTCAGTTTTTGAAAGACGGCCAGGAGGTAAGTGTACTGGTAAATACCGAAACCGAAAGCCCCATGAGTGTGGAACTGCCCGATAAAATTGTGGTACGGGTTACTTACAGCGAACCCGGCCTGCGTGGCGATACCGCTACCCGTACGCTGAAGCCCGCCACCGTAGAAACCGGTGCCAACGTAAACGTACCCCTGTTTGTAAATGAAGGCGAACTCATTCGCATCAACACCAAAACAGGTGAATATGTAGAACGGGTAAAAGAATAA
- the accB gene encoding acetyl-CoA carboxylase biotin carboxyl carrier protein, whose amino-acid sequence MDIKIIQDLVKIINKTNIAEISIEEADFKVTIKQKEDKVETVVAAPVAYAAPAVAAPAPAPAAPAAAPAAAPAPAAPAANTVTIKSPMIGTFYRSSAPDKPSFVNVGDEVAPGKVVCIVEAMKLFNEIESEVKGKIVKVLVEDASPVEYDQPLFLVEPA is encoded by the coding sequence ATGGACATTAAAATCATTCAGGATTTGGTGAAGATTATCAACAAAACCAACATCGCTGAAATCAGCATCGAAGAAGCTGATTTTAAGGTAACCATCAAACAAAAGGAAGACAAAGTAGAAACAGTTGTAGCTGCCCCCGTAGCCTACGCTGCTCCTGCTGTGGCTGCCCCCGCCCCTGCACCCGCTGCCCCTGCCGCAGCTCCGGCAGCAGCACCTGCCCCCGCTGCCCCTGCCGCCAACACCGTTACTATCAAAAGTCCCATGATTGGCACTTTCTACAGAAGCTCAGCTCCCGATAAACCCTCTTTTGTAAACGTAGGCGACGAAGTAGCTCCCGGCAAAGTAGTATGTATTGTAGAAGCCATGAAGCTCTTCAACGAAATTGAAAGTGAAGTAAAAGGCAAAATCGTAAAAGTACTGGTAGAAGACGCCAGCCCCGTAGAATACGACCAGCCCCTGTTTTTGGTGGAACCAGCGTAA
- a CDS encoding four helix bundle protein → MQELRIAENPLLKSTFAFSLQIIDNCGQLQALKYYPLANQLFKSGTSIGANAIEAQNAESKADFIHKMKIAAKEADEAQYWLRLCKYSERFPDCTALLNQLDEITRILGKILTTSKQNKNRSTDQ, encoded by the coding sequence ATGCAAGAACTAAGAATCGCAGAGAATCCTCTCCTCAAAAGCACCTTCGCATTTTCGCTACAAATCATTGATAACTGCGGACAACTTCAAGCATTGAAGTATTATCCCTTGGCCAATCAGCTCTTTAAATCAGGCACTTCCATTGGCGCAAATGCCATTGAAGCGCAAAACGCAGAAAGTAAAGCTGACTTCATTCATAAAATGAAGATTGCTGCCAAAGAAGCCGATGAGGCACAGTATTGGTTGAGGCTTTGTAAATATTCTGAAAGATTTCCCGATTGTACGGCACTGCTCAATCAGTTGGATGAAATCACCAGAATACTTGGAAAGATTTTAACTACCTCCAAGCAGAACAAAAATCGTTCTACCGACCAGTAA
- the accC gene encoding acetyl-CoA carboxylase biotin carboxylase subunit, whose amino-acid sequence MFKKILIANRGEIALRIIRTCREMGIRTVAVYSTADKDSLHVKFADEAVCIGKPQSSDSYLNMPRLIAAAEITNADAIHPGYGFLAENALFSEICAQNGIKFIGPPPEQIKAMGDKITAKETMIKAGVPVIPGSDGLLESLEQAYDLAKNTVGYPVILKATAGGGGKGMRVVWREDEMERAYNTAKAEALAAFKNDGVYMEKFVEEPRHIEIQVAGDQFGTVCHLSERDCSIQRRHQKLVEESPSPFMTPELRKAMGEAAKKAAQAINYEGVGTIEFLVDKHRNFYFMEMNTRIQVEHCVTEEVINFDLIKEQIKIAAGIRISGRDYEPTMHAIECRINAEDPYNDFRPSPGKITVLHTPGGHGVRVDSHVYAGYTIPPYYDSMIGKLITIARTRDEAIDTMYRALSEYVIDGIKTTIPFHLQLMKNEQFKAGDFNTKFLESFEMK is encoded by the coding sequence ATGTTTAAAAAAATATTGATTGCCAACCGGGGCGAAATTGCCCTGCGCATCATTCGCACCTGTCGCGAAATGGGCATCCGTACAGTAGCTGTATATTCTACTGCCGATAAAGATTCCCTGCATGTAAAGTTTGCCGACGAAGCCGTGTGCATTGGCAAACCCCAAAGCAGCGACAGCTACCTCAACATGCCCCGCCTCATAGCGGCCGCAGAAATCACCAACGCCGACGCCATTCACCCTGGTTATGGCTTCCTGGCCGAAAATGCCCTCTTCTCAGAAATCTGTGCACAGAACGGCATCAAGTTTATTGGCCCTCCGCCTGAGCAAATCAAGGCCATGGGCGATAAAATCACTGCCAAGGAAACCATGATTAAAGCCGGCGTACCGGTTATTCCCGGCAGTGATGGTTTGCTCGAAAGCCTCGAACAAGCTTACGATCTCGCAAAGAACACAGTGGGCTACCCTGTTATTCTGAAAGCGACTGCCGGTGGCGGTGGAAAGGGTATGCGGGTAGTGTGGAGAGAAGACGAAATGGAACGGGCCTACAACACGGCAAAAGCTGAAGCTCTGGCCGCCTTCAAAAATGATGGCGTGTACATGGAGAAGTTTGTAGAAGAACCCCGCCACATTGAAATACAGGTAGCCGGCGACCAGTTTGGCACCGTATGTCACCTTAGCGAACGGGATTGCTCTATCCAGCGCCGTCACCAAAAGCTAGTGGAAGAAAGCCCCTCACCTTTCATGACGCCTGAGCTGCGTAAAGCCATGGGCGAAGCTGCTAAGAAAGCCGCTCAAGCCATCAATTACGAAGGTGTAGGTACCATTGAGTTTCTGGTAGACAAGCACCGCAATTTCTACTTCATGGAAATGAATACCCGTATTCAGGTAGAACATTGCGTAACCGAAGAAGTCATCAACTTCGATTTGATTAAAGAGCAAATCAAAATTGCGGCGGGCATTCGCATCAGCGGTCGTGATTACGAACCCACTATGCATGCCATTGAGTGCCGTATCAATGCAGAAGATCCGTACAACGATTTCCGCCCAAGCCCTGGTAAAATTACCGTGCTTCACACACCGGGTGGCCATGGTGTACGGGTTGATAGCCACGTGTATGCCGGTTACACCATTCCGCCATACTACGACAGCATGATTGGCAAGCTCATCACCATTGCCCGTACCCGTGATGAAGCCATTGATACCATGTACAGAGCCCTGAGTGAATATGTGATTGATGGCATAAAAACCACCATCCCCTTCCACCTGCAGCTCATGAAAAACGAACAATTCAAAGCCGGTGATTTCAATACCAAGTTTTTGGAAAGCTTTGAAATGAAATAA
- a CDS encoding protein-glutamine glutaminase family protein has product MQQPLSLSLYEYFLSDRIADIVPLQPANAQGIFKWLATQPIFGWHRQHNFCEARAEAASLLLKHAGIPHAKCWVFGAAFLRKGYVGGLLNNWNYHVAVAVPVLEQGQLCWWILDPAACTAPIPMLQWAEAATAYPHSYHCIRQPQYFIFPDRKPYKKDWYKRNQRNYRWTIQGLAGIYSRNSIGRAKLAFCKKTIRGYKQAFEQLAPLLTADVQAK; this is encoded by the coding sequence ATGCAACAACCACTTTCGCTGAGCCTGTACGAGTATTTCCTCAGCGATCGGATTGCTGATATAGTGCCGTTACAACCAGCCAACGCTCAAGGCATTTTTAAATGGCTGGCCACACAACCCATTTTTGGTTGGCACCGGCAGCACAATTTTTGTGAAGCCCGCGCCGAAGCCGCATCGCTGCTGCTGAAACATGCAGGCATACCGCATGCCAAGTGTTGGGTATTTGGTGCCGCTTTTTTACGCAAGGGTTATGTGGGTGGTTTGCTCAATAATTGGAACTATCATGTGGCGGTGGCGGTGCCTGTATTAGAACAAGGCCAACTCTGCTGGTGGATACTTGACCCCGCCGCTTGTACAGCACCCATACCGATGTTGCAATGGGCCGAGGCAGCCACTGCCTATCCGCACAGTTATCATTGCATCAGGCAGCCGCAGTATTTCATTTTTCCAGACAGGAAACCCTACAAAAAAGATTGGTACAAACGCAATCAGCGCAACTACCGGTGGACCATTCAGGGTCTTGCAGGTATTTACAGCCGCAATAGTATTGGTCGGGCCAAGTTGGCTTTTTGCAAAAAAACCATTCGGGGTTACAAGCAAGCCTTTGAACAGCTCGCCCCACTTTTGACAGCAGATGTACAAGCAAAATGA
- a CDS encoding NIPSNAP family protein, translating to MKGKALLCLLLTVSVAMAQPKASRYFQLNVYSYSNQTQEQVLEQYLQNAFVPTAHALGIASVGVFKAITNDTAVVKKLYVFLAAKSAAALLQLPAKMLQHKPYTTQAATWLNHEQQQTAYDRKETILLQAFAMSEGLVMPNLTGPRSERVYELRSYESSTEALYRNKVHMFNEGDEIGLFKRLQFNAIFYGDVIAGSHMPNLMYMTSFNNMADRQEHWKQFVADAQWKTLSSMPFYKGNVSHIDISFLRPTAYSDY from the coding sequence ATGAAAGGGAAAGCATTGCTCTGCCTGTTGTTGACAGTAAGTGTAGCGATGGCGCAACCAAAAGCCAGCCGCTATTTTCAGCTGAATGTATACAGCTATTCCAACCAGACACAAGAGCAAGTACTGGAGCAATACTTGCAAAATGCTTTTGTACCTACCGCACATGCACTGGGCATTGCATCGGTGGGTGTATTTAAAGCCATTACCAACGATACTGCTGTGGTAAAAAAACTGTACGTGTTTTTGGCTGCAAAAAGTGCAGCAGCATTGCTGCAACTGCCCGCAAAAATGCTGCAACACAAACCATACACAACACAGGCTGCCACCTGGTTGAACCATGAGCAACAACAAACAGCTTACGACAGAAAAGAAACCATTTTGCTGCAAGCCTTTGCTATGTCGGAAGGCTTGGTAATGCCCAACCTGACTGGACCACGCAGTGAACGGGTATACGAACTGCGCAGTTATGAAAGCAGCACCGAAGCTTTGTACCGCAATAAAGTGCATATGTTTAATGAAGGTGATGAAATTGGCTTGTTCAAACGGCTACAATTCAACGCTATTTTTTATGGTGATGTAATTGCAGGCAGCCACATGCCCAACCTGATGTACATGACCAGCTTCAACAATATGGCCGACAGGCAGGAACACTGGAAGCAATTTGTAGCCGACGCACAATGGAAAACCTTATCATCGATGCCTTTTTACAAAGGTAATGTGTCGCACATTGACATTAGTTTCCTGCGGCCAACAGCTTACTCTGATTATTGA
- a CDS encoding bleomycin resistance protein yields MLTTVHPKLPMRSKAATLAYYTQLGFTSMGSHDYPGYLMLQKEGIEIHFFEHPTLEPSENYGQVYIRCSDIEKLYNQWIAAGVAIHPNGALASKPWGQKEFSLLDPDNNLLTFGESL; encoded by the coding sequence ATGCTCACTACCGTCCACCCGAAACTACCCATGCGCAGCAAAGCCGCTACGCTGGCTTACTACACGCAACTTGGTTTTACCAGCATGGGCAGCCACGATTATCCCGGTTATCTGATGCTGCAAAAAGAAGGTATTGAAATCCACTTTTTTGAGCACCCGACTTTGGAGCCCTCGGAAAATTATGGTCAGGTGTATATCCGCTGCAGCGATATTGAAAAGCTATACAACCAGTGGATAGCAGCCGGTGTTGCCATTCATCCGAATGGTGCTTTAGCAAGCAAGCCTTGGGGGCAAAAAGAATTTTCGCTACTCGACCCCGACAATAATTTGCTGACGTTTGGCGAATCTCTGTAG
- a CDS encoding oxygenase MpaB family protein — protein MQSFVHPQSVMRRIWGNSDTILFIFAGAAAEFALNKAVDWLYFTGKLPKDPLGRLFSTVQYARWIIFSPHDKATQAIQQMRHIHAAVEKSRGDTIPDWAYRDVLYMLIHYSIAAFELLERPLTDEEKEEVYDVFYRVGVGMGLTQLPQGYANWLPSREAHLNADLQRSHYTDDLFVQYKKHLGSTRYTVLKAGQQLVVPTQVKALLGFPKYSWLGPVVPLYKFSRLLHLDGLIKHLLLPAAYKAQIKALNQPEEKR, from the coding sequence ATGCAATCCTTTGTTCATCCGCAGTCTGTTATGCGCCGCATTTGGGGCAACAGCGATACCATCTTGTTCATCTTTGCCGGTGCTGCCGCAGAGTTTGCGTTGAATAAAGCGGTTGACTGGTTGTACTTTACCGGCAAGCTGCCGAAAGATCCTTTGGGCCGTTTGTTTTCTACCGTGCAGTATGCCCGGTGGATTATTTTTTCGCCCCACGACAAAGCCACACAGGCCATTCAGCAAATGCGCCACATACATGCGGCAGTAGAAAAAAGCCGCGGCGATACTATTCCTGACTGGGCCTACCGCGATGTACTATACATGCTCATTCATTATTCCATTGCTGCTTTCGAATTGCTCGAACGCCCACTTACCGATGAAGAAAAAGAAGAAGTGTACGATGTGTTTTACAGAGTAGGAGTCGGCATGGGGCTTACACAACTACCGCAGGGTTATGCAAACTGGTTGCCATCAAGAGAAGCACACCTGAATGCCGATTTGCAGCGCAGCCATTACACTGACGATTTGTTCGTACAGTACAAAAAACACTTGGGTAGTACCCGGTATACGGTGCTAAAGGCAGGCCAGCAATTGGTAGTGCCTACACAAGTAAAAGCGTTGCTGGGCTTTCCCAAATATTCTTGGTTGGGTCCGGTGGTGCCGCTGTACAAATTCAGCAGGCTGCTGCACCTGGACGGGCTTATCAAGCATTTGCTTTTGCCCGCTGCATACAAGGCTCAAATTAAGGCCCTCAATCAGCCAGAAGAGAAAAGATAA
- a CDS encoding WD40/YVTN/BNR-like repeat-containing protein, with protein sequence MRKVLLACVALLALYTQVLAQKKKAAPPAPVAEAQEIPFFKNLNYRLIGPFRGGRSAAVAGSYKNKNTFYFGATGGGVWKTTDGGSNWSNISDKYFGGSIGAIAVAPSDESVLYVGEGENSMRGNVSEGLGGMWRSDDGGKTWQNIGLKDGRHIIRIIVHPKDPNTVWAAVIGHLFGPNEERGVYKTTDGGKTWKRTLFVNNQTGASDLVMEPGNTKVLYAGMWRVIRQPHTLESGGEGSGLWKSTDGGETWKNITANKGLPKGTWGIVGVAVAPSNTDKVYAIMENEKGGMYCSEDAGETWSLRSSDNNIRQRAWYYTKVFVDPQNENLVYAPNVNFMLSRDGGRTFSSPYQTPHGDHHDLWIDPENGRRMIVADDGGAQVSFDGGQNWSTYENQPTVQVYRVSTDNAFPYRILGGQQDNGAFRIKSRTYGCAITAADMEDAAGSESGYVVADPTNPDITYGGNYMGMLQRLDHKTGESRMINVWPIDNMGAGAEAAKYRFQWNYPIFFSPNNPKRLYAAGNHLFVTENEGRSWEMISPDLTTNDKSKQGPSGGPITKDNTTVEYYCTIFTAAESATEPNLLWTGSDDGLIHISKDGGKNWENVTPKDIPAQMMWNCVDVDPVRKGTAYFAGTRYKLDDYTPYLFKTTDYGKTWQRIDAGINRMHFTRAIRADKKRAGLLYAGTEFGMYISYNDGASWNKFQLNMPVVPITDMTIKNNDLIVGTQGRSIYILDDLTTVQQYEPVIAEKNFVAFTPAPAYRMQVAGRGWRNAGAAPRNAGANPMPGAVIPFYIKGGADTLKATVVVMDKNRNVIKTYGTAEKDNKIELKNGLNQFAWDLNYPEGERVPEGTILWNRARMVAMAPPGEYIAKMKVGKDSAEVTFTVLADPNYNVSQAEYEAQFSFLRKAQAKFDEVMKAQKDMTEIRKQMTDLTGRWGKDCPKEVKDLTEAIGKKLTPIEEALHQTKAKSGQDVLNYPIKLDDKLSSVYRTAAVGNGAPAKQVLEAYEVVAAQIDAELAKLKAVMSEELPKLNTVIREKNLPVVGVKKSE encoded by the coding sequence ATGAGAAAAGTATTGCTCGCCTGTGTGGCCTTGTTGGCCCTGTACACGCAGGTATTGGCGCAAAAGAAGAAAGCAGCGCCACCTGCTCCTGTAGCCGAAGCGCAGGAAATTCCTTTCTTCAAAAACCTGAACTACCGCCTTATTGGCCCCTTCCGTGGTGGCCGTAGTGCAGCGGTGGCCGGTAGCTACAAAAACAAAAACACTTTCTACTTTGGTGCCACGGGTGGCGGCGTTTGGAAAACCACCGACGGCGGCAGCAACTGGAGCAACATCAGCGATAAATATTTTGGCGGCAGCATTGGCGCCATTGCCGTAGCCCCCAGCGATGAAAGTGTGCTGTATGTGGGCGAAGGCGAAAACAGCATGCGGGGCAACGTGAGTGAAGGCCTGGGTGGCATGTGGCGCAGCGATGATGGCGGCAAAACCTGGCAAAACATTGGCCTCAAAGATGGTCGCCATATCATCCGCATTATTGTGCACCCCAAAGACCCCAACACCGTATGGGCTGCAGTGATTGGTCATTTGTTTGGCCCCAATGAAGAAAGAGGCGTGTACAAAACCACCGATGGTGGTAAAACATGGAAACGTACCCTGTTTGTAAACAACCAAACCGGCGCCAGCGATTTGGTAATGGAGCCGGGCAATACCAAGGTATTGTACGCCGGTATGTGGCGGGTGATTCGTCAGCCGCATACACTGGAAAGTGGTGGCGAAGGCAGTGGCCTCTGGAAGAGCACCGATGGCGGCGAAACCTGGAAAAACATTACGGCCAACAAAGGATTGCCCAAAGGCACTTGGGGTATTGTAGGTGTGGCAGTAGCCCCCAGCAATACTGATAAAGTGTATGCCATTATGGAAAATGAAAAAGGTGGCATGTACTGCAGTGAAGATGCCGGCGAAACCTGGAGCCTGCGCAGCAGCGACAACAACATTCGCCAGCGGGCCTGGTACTATACCAAAGTGTTTGTAGACCCGCAAAATGAAAACCTGGTGTATGCGCCCAACGTAAACTTTATGCTGAGCCGCGATGGTGGCCGCACTTTCAGCAGCCCCTACCAAACACCACACGGCGACCACCACGATTTGTGGATCGACCCGGAAAATGGCCGTCGAATGATTGTAGCCGATGATGGCGGTGCACAGGTAAGCTTTGATGGCGGTCAAAACTGGAGCACTTACGAAAACCAACCTACCGTGCAGGTGTACCGGGTGAGTACCGACAATGCTTTCCCTTATCGCATTTTGGGTGGTCAGCAAGACAATGGTGCCTTCCGCATTAAAAGCCGCACTTACGGATGCGCCATTACAGCTGCTGACATGGAAGATGCCGCAGGTAGCGAAAGTGGTTACGTGGTAGCCGACCCCACCAACCCCGACATTACTTATGGTGGCAACTACATGGGTATGCTGCAGCGCCTCGACCATAAAACAGGTGAAAGCCGCATGATTAATGTGTGGCCCATCGACAACATGGGTGCTGGTGCCGAAGCGGCCAAATACCGTTTTCAGTGGAACTATCCCATCTTCTTCAGCCCCAACAACCCAAAGCGGTTGTATGCCGCAGGCAATCATTTGTTTGTGACCGAAAATGAAGGCCGCAGCTGGGAAATGATTAGCCCCGACCTGACCACAAATGATAAGAGCAAGCAAGGTCCGAGTGGTGGTCCCATTACCAAAGACAACACCACTGTTGAATATTACTGCACCATTTTTACCGCTGCAGAAAGTGCTACAGAACCCAACCTGCTGTGGACAGGTAGCGATGATGGTTTGATACACATCAGCAAAGACGGTGGCAAGAATTGGGAAAACGTAACGCCCAAAGACATTCCGGCGCAAATGATGTGGAACTGTGTGGATGTAGACCCTGTACGCAAGGGCACGGCTTATTTTGCCGGTACCCGCTACAAGCTCGACGATTACACGCCATATCTTTTTAAAACAACTGACTACGGCAAAACATGGCAGCGCATTGATGCAGGCATCAACCGCATGCATTTTACCCGTGCCATTCGTGCCGATAAAAAACGTGCTGGTTTACTGTATGCCGGCACCGAGTTTGGCATGTACATCAGCTACAACGATGGCGCCAGCTGGAACAAGTTTCAGCTGAACATGCCGGTAGTACCCATCACCGACATGACCATTAAAAACAACGACCTGATTGTGGGCACACAGGGCCGCAGCATTTACATTCTCGACGACCTGACTACAGTGCAGCAATACGAGCCCGTTATAGCCGAGAAAAACTTTGTCGCATTTACACCAGCGCCAGCCTACCGCATGCAAGTAGCTGGCCGTGGATGGCGCAATGCCGGCGCTGCGCCTCGCAATGCCGGTGCCAACCCTATGCCCGGTGCTGTGATTCCTTTCTACATCAAAGGCGGTGCTGATACGTTGAAAGCAACCGTGGTAGTAATGGATAAAAACCGCAACGTGATTAAAACATACGGCACAGCAGAAAAAGACAACAAGATCGAATTGAAGAACGGCTTGAACCAGTTTGCCTGGGATTTGAATTATCCTGAAGGTGAACGAGTACCTGAAGGCACCATTTTGTGGAACCGTGCCCGCATGGTGGCCATGGCGCCTCCCGGCGAATACATAGCCAAAATGAAAGTGGGCAAAGACAGTGCTGAAGTAACCTTTACCGTACTGGCCGATCCCAACTACAACGTGAGTCAGGCGGAGTACGAAGCACAGTTTAGCTTTTTGCGCAAGGCACAAGCCAAGTTTGACGAGGTGATGAAGGCGCAGAAAGACATGACTGAAATTCGCAAGCAAATGACCGACCTTACTGGCCGTTGGGGCAAAGATTGTCCGAAGGAAGTGAAAGACCTGACAGAAGCGATTGGTAAAAAGCTGACGCCGATTGAAGAAGCGCTGCACCAAACAAAAGCCAAGAGTGGTCAGGATGTGCTCAACTACCCCATTAAGCTGGATGACAAGCTGAGCAGCGTGTACCGTACGGCTGCTGTAGGCAATGGTGCCCCTGCCAAGCAAGTGCTGGAAGCCTACGAAGTGGTGGCTGCACAAATAGATGCAGAGTTAGCCAAACTGAAAGCAGTGATGAGCGAAGAACTGCCGAAACTGAACACAGTGATTCGGGAGAAAAACCTGCCAGTGGTGGGTGTGAAGAAGAGTGAATAG
- a CDS encoding CD225/dispanin family protein → MEQQIIPPPMPKNWLVESILVTLFCCLPFGIVGIINAAQVSSRYAAQQYDAAADASREAAKWTKIGFWVGIAVIALYVLFWVVLGVSFGLSETLD, encoded by the coding sequence ATGGAACAACAAATCATTCCGCCACCCATGCCAAAAAACTGGCTGGTTGAATCCATCCTTGTAACACTGTTTTGCTGCTTGCCTTTCGGTATTGTAGGCATCATCAACGCTGCACAAGTATCTAGCCGTTACGCAGCACAGCAATACGATGCTGCTGCCGATGCTTCACGTGAAGCCGCCAAATGGACCAAAATTGGTTTTTGGGTAGGCATCGCTGTTATTGCTCTTTACGTACTGTTTTGGGTAGTATTGGGCGTTTCCTTTGGCCTGTCTGAAACACTGGATTAA